A portion of the Melanotaenia boesemani isolate fMelBoe1 chromosome 2, fMelBoe1.pri, whole genome shotgun sequence genome contains these proteins:
- the si:dkey-225f5.4 gene encoding uncharacterized protein si:dkey-225f5.4 isoform X2, with protein sequence MADVRTVLQRCDPVLLEPCGDSEPDCAEAGGMVLFLTDSRRVQKVLWRQLFVLDSMMSLLEGLESAQQLMTQPRPPQPEGGARDRWKSLKVDMRMMEEETETLLRSLQDRVQQVHERRNTLIQLVQQIRSKKEHHDHLQSSLLKSQNALRSCDRQLTQLKAESEAVFSQLIGWQQLRDQLQLLVSASQDVMEISLITFDQSELCVELRPRPSSSLSTNQLEPLRLKISWSHDDRFRLQVEEGTSGLVEDCVAGRWAELSAALQEVLQSYAGQAEMLSEIQVLRSSFAIDWRPSQRHAGLPEDGVAGVSPAGGGRGTRAAGGLACCPVRRDGHPVDTSGLKPQKADLSLTEWLVFLCSSSLV encoded by the exons ATGGCGGACGTGCGAAC AGTTCTGCAGCGCTGTGACCCGGTTCTGCTGGAGCCCTGCGGAGACTCGGAGCCGGACTGTGCGGAGGCAGGCGGAATGGTCCTCTTCCTCACG gACAGTCGGCGTGTTCAGAAGGTTTTGTGGCGTCAGCTGTTTGTTCTGGACTCGATGATGTCATTACTGGAAGGTCTGGAGTCTGCCCAGCAACTGATGACGCAACCCCGCCCCCCCCAACCAG AGGGTGGAGCTCGGGACAGGTGGAAGTCTCTGAAGGTGGACATGaggatgatggaggaggagacggaGACGCTGCTCAGGTCTCTGCAGGACCGGGTCCAGCAGGTCCATGAGAGACGAAACACCCTGATACAGCTGGTCCAGCAGATACGCAGCAAg AAGGAACATCATGACCATCTGCAGTCGTCTCTCCTGAAGTCCCAGAATGCCCTGCGGTCATGTGACCGCCAGCTGACCCAGCTAAAGGCGGAGTCAGAGGCAGTGTTCAGTCAGCTGATTGGCTGGCAGCAGCTCAGAGACCA GCTGCAGCTGCTCGTCTCTGCTTCACAGGACGTCATGGAGATCAGCCTGATCACCTTCGACCAATCAGAGCTGTGTGTGGAGCTCAGGCCACGCCCCTCCTCCAGCCTGTCCACCAATCAGCTGGAGCCGCTGAGGCTGAAGATTAGCTGGAGTCACGACGACCGCTTCAGACTGCAG GTGGAGGAGGGGACATCAGGTCTGGTGGAGGACTGCGTGGCAGGCAGGTGGGCGGAGCTTAGTGCTGCCCTGCAGGAGGTCCTGCAGAGCTACGCGGGTCAGGCTGAGATGCTGTCTGAGATCCAGGTCCTGAGGTCCAG CTTCGCCATCGACTGGCGTCCGTCTCAGCGGCATGCTGGTCTACCTGAAGACGGCGTCGCTGGTGTGTCACCTGCAGGTGGAGGGAGGGGTACCCGGGCGGCGGGCGGGCTCGCCTGCTGTCCGGTGCGGCGGGACGGACACCCGGTGGACACGTCAGGACTGAAG
- the si:dkey-225f5.4 gene encoding uncharacterized protein si:dkey-225f5.4 isoform X1: MFVCLLRVLQRCDPVLLEPCGDSEPDCAEAGGMVLFLTDSRRVQKVLWRQLFVLDSMMSLLEGLESAQQLMTQPRPPQPEGGARDRWKSLKVDMRMMEEETETLLRSLQDRVQQVHERRNTLIQLVQQIRSKKEHHDHLQSSLLKSQNALRSCDRQLTQLKAESEAVFSQLIGWQQLRDQLQLLVSASQDVMEISLITFDQSELCVELRPRPSSSLSTNQLEPLRLKISWSHDDRFRLQVEEGTSGLVEDCVAGRWAELSAALQEVLQSYAGQAEMLSEIQVLRSSFAIDWRPSQRHAGLPEDGVAGVSPAGGGRGTRAAGGLACCPVRRDGHPVDTSGLKPQKADLSLTEWLVFLCSSSLV; this comes from the exons atgtttgtttgtttactcaGAGTTCTGCAGCGCTGTGACCCGGTTCTGCTGGAGCCCTGCGGAGACTCGGAGCCGGACTGTGCGGAGGCAGGCGGAATGGTCCTCTTCCTCACG gACAGTCGGCGTGTTCAGAAGGTTTTGTGGCGTCAGCTGTTTGTTCTGGACTCGATGATGTCATTACTGGAAGGTCTGGAGTCTGCCCAGCAACTGATGACGCAACCCCGCCCCCCCCAACCAG AGGGTGGAGCTCGGGACAGGTGGAAGTCTCTGAAGGTGGACATGaggatgatggaggaggagacggaGACGCTGCTCAGGTCTCTGCAGGACCGGGTCCAGCAGGTCCATGAGAGACGAAACACCCTGATACAGCTGGTCCAGCAGATACGCAGCAAg AAGGAACATCATGACCATCTGCAGTCGTCTCTCCTGAAGTCCCAGAATGCCCTGCGGTCATGTGACCGCCAGCTGACCCAGCTAAAGGCGGAGTCAGAGGCAGTGTTCAGTCAGCTGATTGGCTGGCAGCAGCTCAGAGACCA GCTGCAGCTGCTCGTCTCTGCTTCACAGGACGTCATGGAGATCAGCCTGATCACCTTCGACCAATCAGAGCTGTGTGTGGAGCTCAGGCCACGCCCCTCCTCCAGCCTGTCCACCAATCAGCTGGAGCCGCTGAGGCTGAAGATTAGCTGGAGTCACGACGACCGCTTCAGACTGCAG GTGGAGGAGGGGACATCAGGTCTGGTGGAGGACTGCGTGGCAGGCAGGTGGGCGGAGCTTAGTGCTGCCCTGCAGGAGGTCCTGCAGAGCTACGCGGGTCAGGCTGAGATGCTGTCTGAGATCCAGGTCCTGAGGTCCAG CTTCGCCATCGACTGGCGTCCGTCTCAGCGGCATGCTGGTCTACCTGAAGACGGCGTCGCTGGTGTGTCACCTGCAGGTGGAGGGAGGGGTACCCGGGCGGCGGGCGGGCTCGCCTGCTGTCCGGTGCGGCGGGACGGACACCCGGTGGACACGTCAGGACTGAAG